CGCCTCCGTCACCGACAACCCGACGGCCCCCGGCACCGCCACCGAGTCGCTCAGCGCCCACACCTTCGGCAGTTGCACCAGCAACGTCATCGGCGTGCTCGGCGTCACCAGTGTCACGGTCAACAACCTCCCGTACACCACTACGGTCGCCTCCGGCGGCACGGTCACCGTGACCCCGGCCGCCGGCTCCACCATCCAGACCACCGTCGTGCTGCGCACCCTGCTGGGCAGCATCAACTGCGTCTACCAGGCACCCAGCCTGACCGGCACGGCGAGCAACACCGACCACAGCATCACCTTCACCAACCAGGCGTTCGCGAAGTCCTCGGGCTCGTCGCTCTGCTTCAGCAGCGGCTACTTCACCGCGAAGTACGCGCCCGTCTCCGACACCACCCAGTCGGGCAGCCCGGCGGTCACCGTCAACTGACCCGACCCGGACGACCGGTCACCGACGGCGTCGCAGCGTGATGGCGACGCCCGCGGTGAGCAGGAACGCGACCGCTCCCCCGCTCCGGCGACGAGGGGGAGCGTGTTGCTGCCGCCCGACGAGCTGTCCGCGGCCGGCGCGAGATGGTCGGGCGCGGTCACCTCCGTCGTCGCCGCGGTGGTCTCCGGGGCGGGTGACGGCGACCGGTCGCTGGGGGTGGCCGTGGTCGCGGTCGACTCCTGGCTCCGCTGACCCGTCCGGTTCGCCGTGGGTGTCGTACGCGCGGGGGACGAGGTCGTCGGCGCGGCGGCCCCACCGCCGCGCGCGGCCGGGAAGACCACGTCCGAGCACGAGTAGTACGTGTCGCTCGTACTCGTGTTCTGCCAGATCGTGTACAGCATCTGCCGGCCGGTCCGGTCGGAGGGCAGCGTGGCCTTGATCCGGTAGGCGCCGTTCACCAGCGCCGGATCGGTGGCGGTGGCGAACGGTTTCGTCGGCAGATCGGACCACGTGAGAGGCTTGGTCGGGTCGTACCCGGGCTTGGACAGATACAGCTTGAAGGTCCCCGTGTGCGGAATCGTCGAACTGTAGGAGAGTGTGAAGGTCGCGCCCGGCGTCATCCGCGTGGAGGGCCAGTCGGCGCGGGCCAGGTTCAGCCCCTTGTAGGCGGGCAGCCCCCCGCTGCACAGCTGCCCGTCCGGGATCACCTGACGGTCCCTGCCGCCCACATCGGCGACCCGGAGGTTGTCCCAGGCGGTGAAGGGCGCGCCGTTCGCCGCGATCGCCGCCCTGCAGGCCGCCGTACCGGTATTGCTGCCGCCCTCCGGCGAACAGGCCACCACCCGGCTGACCGGATCCGTCGGCGCGCCGTGCGCCTGGGCCGGAGCGACGGCCCACGTCAGAAGAAGCAGCGGGGCCGCCACGGCGACAGCGGCCGCGGTGGCGGTGCGGTGTGCGGTCATCCGGTGGGTCTCCTCGCGGGGTGGGGTCGGCGGGTGCGGCCGTAC
This portion of the Streptomyces mirabilis genome encodes:
- a CDS encoding Tat pathway signal sequence domain protein, with product MRTRSLLALLGTAAALSVSAIAPASADDTPVLTAGGAAVATGDVLTASLASGTAATLYSSATGTSGVSCAASTFTASVTDNPTAPGTATESLSAHTFGSCTSNVIGVLGVTSVTVNNLPYTTTVASGGTVTVTPAAGSTIQTTVVLRTLLGSINCVYQAPSLTGTASNTDHSITFTNQAFAKSSGSSLCFSSGYFTAKYAPVSDTTQSGSPAVTVN